Proteins encoded by one window of Kribbella italica:
- the thiC gene encoding phosphomethylpyrimidine synthase ThiC: MTTIGNNSVRPTVTTGPISGSEKIYTGELRVPGRRVNLTNGEHFDLYDTSGPYTDAAAVIDVQTGLPPIRKDWVGGRERLTQLAHARAGTITEEMRYIAVREGVDPELVRSEVARGRAVIPANHHHPESEPMIIGKKFLVKVNANIGNSAVTSSIEEEVEKLVWASRWGADTVMDLSTGKNIHETREWILRNSPVPIGTVPLYQALEKVKGDPSELSWEVYRDTVIEQCEQGVDYMTVHAGVLLRYVPLTARRITGIVSRGGSIMAAWCLAHHQESFLYTHFEELCEILRAYDVTFSLGDGLRPGSIADANDAAQFAELRTLGELTKIAWAHDVQVMIEGPGHVPMHKIAENVRLEEELCGEAPFYTLGPLATDVAPAYDHITSAIGAAQIGWLGTAMLCYVTPKEHLGLPDRDDVKTGVITYKIAAHAADLAKGHPGAQDWDDALSTARFEFRWEDQFNLSLDPDTARSYHDQTLPAEPAKTAHFCSMCGPKFCSMRITADIRKYAEEKGLDSEEAIEAGFAEMSETFKSHDKLLYLPLAD; the protein is encoded by the coding sequence GTGACCACCATCGGCAACAACTCCGTTCGCCCGACCGTCACCACCGGCCCGATCTCGGGCTCGGAGAAGATCTACACCGGCGAGCTGCGGGTCCCCGGCCGCCGGGTGAACCTCACCAACGGCGAGCACTTCGACCTGTACGACACCTCCGGGCCGTACACCGACGCGGCAGCCGTGATCGACGTACAGACCGGTCTGCCGCCGATCCGCAAGGACTGGGTCGGCGGGCGCGAGCGGCTGACCCAGCTCGCGCACGCGCGGGCCGGCACGATCACCGAGGAGATGCGGTACATCGCCGTACGGGAAGGTGTCGACCCGGAGCTGGTCCGGTCCGAGGTCGCCCGCGGCCGCGCGGTGATCCCGGCCAACCACCACCACCCGGAGTCCGAGCCGATGATCATCGGCAAGAAGTTCCTGGTGAAGGTGAACGCGAACATCGGCAACTCCGCCGTCACCAGCTCGATCGAGGAAGAGGTCGAGAAGCTGGTCTGGGCCAGCCGCTGGGGCGCGGACACGGTGATGGACCTGTCCACCGGCAAGAACATCCACGAGACGCGGGAGTGGATCCTGCGCAACTCCCCGGTCCCGATCGGGACCGTGCCGCTCTACCAGGCGCTGGAGAAGGTGAAGGGCGACCCGTCCGAGCTGTCTTGGGAGGTCTACCGCGACACCGTGATCGAGCAGTGCGAGCAAGGTGTCGACTACATGACCGTGCACGCCGGTGTCCTGCTGCGGTACGTGCCGCTGACCGCGCGGCGGATCACCGGGATCGTGTCGCGCGGTGGCTCGATCATGGCGGCGTGGTGCCTCGCGCATCACCAGGAGTCCTTCCTGTACACGCATTTCGAGGAGCTGTGCGAGATCCTGCGCGCGTACGACGTGACGTTCTCGCTCGGCGACGGGCTGCGGCCGGGATCGATCGCGGACGCCAACGACGCGGCGCAGTTCGCGGAGCTGCGGACGCTGGGCGAGCTGACGAAGATCGCGTGGGCGCACGACGTCCAGGTGATGATCGAGGGTCCCGGGCACGTTCCGATGCACAAGATCGCGGAGAACGTGCGGCTCGAGGAGGAGCTGTGCGGCGAGGCGCCGTTCTACACACTGGGGCCGTTGGCAACCGACGTCGCTCCGGCGTACGACCACATCACCAGCGCGATCGGCGCGGCGCAGATCGGCTGGCTCGGGACGGCGATGCTCTGCTACGTGACGCCGAAGGAACACCTCGGGCTGCCGGACCGCGACGACGTGAAGACCGGCGTGATCACGTACAAGATCGCTGCCCACGCGGCTGATCTGGCCAAGGGACACCCCGGGGCCCAGGACTGGGACGACGCGTTGTCGACGGCCCGCTTCGAGTTCCGGTGGGAGGACCAGTTCAACCTGTCGCTTGATCCGGACACGGCGCGCTCGTACCACGACCAGACGCTGCCGGCCGAGCCGGCCAAGACGGCCCACTTCTGCTCGATGTGCGGGCCGAAGTTCTGCTCGATGCGCATCACCGCCGACATTCGCAAGTACGCCGAGGAGAAGGGCCTGGACTCCGAGGAAGCCATCGAAGCCGGCTTCGCCGAGATGTCGGAGACCTTCAAGTCCCACGACAAGTTGCTGTACCTGCCGCTCGCGGACTGA